A window of the Leptospira bourretii genome harbors these coding sequences:
- a CDS encoding flagellar basal body P-ring protein FlgI: MNQNQTYLEFKKETFRFFSKPLVAVVVFLLGTLPSFAVETRLKDLVRIDAVRENQLTGFGLVVGLNGTGDTKNPLTEEALQNYLAGLGVNTKKNLRDAKNTASVLITANVPVNLKEGDKIDVLVSSLGDARSLEGGVLLQSPLKAGNGETIAVASGVLAFGGKEKKRGGADKKSGSNTALVPMGAILEKSVPNAPVTKSVKLTLLEKDYTTMGAIVDAITAELAVVPEVVSPTEVLVPLPLKTSGQTSTGEMATGEPKLDLAFLAKLENLTINSSPVARVVINERTGTIVMGANIAIDEVAISQQGLTIQIASRDKARYFFPIQEEGKGESVFVLKETTQVSDVVGALNKVGASTRDIISILEALKKQGALKAELVIQ; encoded by the coding sequence ATGAATCAAAATCAAACTTACCTAGAGTTTAAAAAAGAAACTTTCCGATTTTTCTCAAAACCACTGGTGGCAGTTGTCGTTTTTCTTTTGGGAACTCTTCCAAGTTTTGCAGTTGAAACAAGACTCAAAGATTTGGTGCGAATTGATGCGGTTCGCGAAAACCAACTCACAGGGTTTGGGCTTGTGGTTGGTCTTAATGGAACTGGAGATACAAAAAATCCTCTCACAGAAGAGGCCTTACAAAATTACCTGGCAGGTCTTGGTGTGAATACCAAAAAGAACCTAAGAGATGCCAAAAATACAGCTTCTGTTCTCATTACAGCCAATGTTCCGGTCAACTTGAAAGAAGGGGATAAAATTGATGTTTTAGTTTCTTCTTTGGGGGATGCACGTTCTTTGGAAGGGGGAGTGCTTCTGCAATCTCCATTGAAAGCAGGGAATGGAGAAACCATTGCCGTTGCATCCGGCGTACTCGCATTTGGTGGAAAAGAGAAAAAACGAGGTGGGGCAGATAAAAAATCAGGATCCAATACCGCTCTTGTCCCTATGGGTGCGATTTTGGAAAAATCGGTTCCCAATGCCCCTGTGACAAAATCAGTCAAACTCACACTTCTCGAAAAAGATTATACAACGATGGGTGCCATAGTGGATGCCATTACCGCCGAACTTGCTGTGGTTCCGGAAGTGGTTTCTCCTACTGAGGTCCTTGTTCCCCTTCCTCTAAAAACATCTGGCCAAACTTCCACCGGAGAAATGGCAACTGGGGAACCCAAACTGGATTTGGCCTTTCTTGCTAAGTTAGAAAATCTAACGATCAATTCTTCGCCTGTGGCCCGTGTGGTGATCAACGAAAGAACAGGGACGATCGTGATGGGAGCTAATATCGCCATTGATGAGGTGGCCATTTCCCAACAAGGCCTGACCATTCAAATTGCCAGTAGAGACAAGGCTCGGTATTTTTTTCCCATCCAAGAAGAAGGAAAAGGCGAGTCTGTTTTTGTTCTCAAAGAAACCACCCAAGTTTCGGATGTGGTGGGAGCTCTGAACAAGGTGGGAGCCTCCACCCGGGACATTATTTCGATTCTAGAAGCTTTAAAGAAACAAGGGGCCTTAAAAGCAGAACTTGTGATTCAGTAA